The genomic interval CCGGTCGACACCCCAAAGCGGCTTCTTTCGTTGGCGTCGCATCAGCCTATCCCGCATACTCGCCGCGTGAATCGGCGGTCATCACGCTGGAAGAACGCATCGCGAACTGTTTCTTGCGTAGTCAAAATGGCTCTCGTCCGGTCATTGGTGGCCAAGTCTCGGTGGCAATCGCCGCTTATATCACGTGGATGTCGCGTCGGACGCCGATCGAAATGAACCCCATCGCACCGCTTGGACCAAATCATCTGGATATGCTTGATGTCGAAGCGTTCGAGCCCGATATTGTCCAAGGGGAGACTTTGTATGTCGATCGTTGTACTGACTGCCATCTCGCAGACGGCAGTGGATCAGAAGACGGCCCACCGGTGTGGGGCGATCACTCCTTCAATGACGGCGCCGGACTTTCTAAAGTGGCCAAGATGGCGTCGTGGTTGAAAGTTGCTATGCCGCCCGATGACACCGACTTGACGGACCGGGAAGCCATCGACCTCGCAGCCTACATCAACTCGCACCCACGCCCGAAGTTTTATCCCAATAATAAGACCGGGCCGCTCAATCCTTCGCGTTGACTCGATGTTTCGGCGATGATTTTTGGACACTTCTCGCTGATCGCCACCACTGGTTCCCAGGCTCCTGCCTGGGAACCCAATGACTAGCAGGCTCCTGCCTGCCGATCCCCTGACAATTTCCAGGCCACGCTGACTTTCGCGAGGCAGAGCCTCCATGGCAGTGCGTTCCCAGGCATAAGCCTGAGAACGAGCGTTCTGCGGGGTGGCGATCAGCGAGAAGTTTTGATTTTTGAGCCATTTTCTGTCCGCTGTCACCTCACCCAAGGAACTCGGGGGGAGGATTCGTCTAGCCGCTGAGGCGAATGCGACGGAGGGGGTCTGTCTGCGCAAGTCAATGACTGGGAATGGGAATGGGAAAACGCTTGGCGGGGCACGCTATCGACTTGGAAAGTCGAGCGACGATTGTCGTTCGACTTTCCAAGTCGAAAACGAACATCACCATCCGCCCAAACACAAACCATGCGTTTTGTGCCGTGCTTCGCAACTGTTTCCTCCGAGATGCGCCCGAGGGACGTGACAGATACTTGCGGAACGCCGCAGCCCCACAACCCATGATTTTTAACAGCCCAGTGGATTTCGCCAGAAGTCCCATGCGAAAGGAATTCTGGCGAATCCCACTACCAAGTGTGCTGGTTCATGGAGCGCTGCTGCCAAGTTCCGCAGGAGCTTGTGTTGTCCCTGGAGATGGCCGATATTGTCTGCATGATGCAACTATCTAATAAAGACTCGTACGGCCGCATCCAGATGATCTGTCAGATGGTTTTGGCGGTCGTTGCCCTGACCTATTCCATCTACTGGCTTCGTCCGGTGCTTGTGCCATTGGTGGTGGCCTTGTTCGTGGTCAGCGGTGTCAGTCCCATTTTGACCATGCTGGAAAATCGATTGGGAGTGAGTCGAATCATCGCAGCGGGACTCACTTTCTTGGCCGGTGTGGTGTTATTGATTGTGTTTGGGCTTTCGATCTGGGTTTCAATGGTCGACCTAAAGAATAACTCACAAGCCTACCGTCAGCGGGTCGAGGAAATCGTCCATTGGGGCGAATCACGTTTCCGAGAGATCGGCTTACGAGTCGAGCAGAACACGTCGGCAATCCTGCCGACGATCGACAGTGAACGTAAGGGCAACGAGATCGACGAAGCGACTGCCACGGAGATCTCCCCGGAAATCTCGTCCGTGGAATCGCCGGACGCGATGACGGAGCGATCGGCCAAAGGCAAGGCGGAGATGAGCGAGTTTGTTGACACCCTGGTCCGCGATGGGATCGGCATGATTTCTCAGGCGTTGATCAGTTTGGTCTCAACGAGCATGGTGGTGTTGATCTATGTGTTCTTTCTGTTGATCGGTACTCCGTCAAATAGCCACCACTCGTCCATGGTGCGCGAGATCGATCATCAAGTGCGATCGTACCTGTCGCTCAAAACGGTGATCTCGATTTTCACGGGGCTTGCGTTTGGGATTTCGCTCCACCTATTCGGTGTTCCGATGGCGTTCACGTTCGGGGTGCTGGCATTTCTATTGAATTTTGTACCCAACATCGGACCGATCGTTGCCAGCCTGTTGCCTGTGCCCCTGATCATCCTCGATCCCGACGGCAGCATCCTTTGGATGGCTGGTGCCATTTCGGTGACTTGTGCGATTCAAGTGATCAGTGGGAACTTGATCGAGCCCAAGATCATGGGCAATTCATCGGATCTGCATCCCGTTACGATCCTGGTCGCGTTGATGTTTTGGGGAATGATGTGGGGCGTGATCGGAATGTTCTTGGCGACGCCGATCACCGCAGCCATCAAGATCCTGTTGCAGCGGTTCGACTCCACGCGTCCAGCCGCCGACCTGATGGCCGGCCGCTGGCCAGCGTCCGAGGACGCTACGGCCATCGCGTGACTCGAACTTCCTGAATCATCGCCTTTCTGTAATAACAAAATATCAGCCCACTCCAATTTGCTCGTCTGCGGTATCCAGACGACTGACTGGTTCCCTCGCAGGTGTTCAGCAAACCGGGTTAATTACGTGACGGTTGGTTCAAAACGGATTGAAGCAGCTCCTGGGCACGTTTCCGATTCTCTGGCTGGTTGGAGTCGATGAGATGTTGCAGGTAGATGGCCGTTGCTGGACGCGGAAAGCTCTTGAGCAGCTCAACGCCGACTTCATTGGGGAGTGACGAAACGCCCTTGGATGTATACGTCGCCAGTTCGATCGCGATCAGCAGAGTGGCTTCGGTGTCGTCGGAGTCAAGTAGGACCTTGCGTGGCTGAGCGATGTCTAGACCTGGGTTGTAGCCAGCTTTGATGATTGATTGTTTTGCATCCAACAGTTCCTGCCCAATGGGATTCCTTTGTAGTGTGCGTCGAGCGGGAATGGTATGCGACAGCTCACGAAGATCTGCTGGCTGATCAATCAGGTCATTCAACACGGGCAATGCTTCCTGCCAGTCAAACTGAACACAGGCCTCACAGGCTTCGTAAACCCTCAAGTGCCTCTGCAGCATATCGAGGTAGGCGTCCTTGGCCTTCTCTCGAAATGGCCGATGGATCAGGGCATAGGCAATGCTATTGCGAAGCTCGTCGCTTTTGGAGCCGTAGAGTCGCAGTAACAGATCCGTCGATTTATCGGTTTGCATCAGGCCAAGAGTGCGTGCAAGTCTAACCATTAGCGTCGAATCGTTTGATTGTTCCATCGCGTTTTCGATCGCGGGCATCGCTTCGTCGCCGAGTTGAGCGAGTGCGTACTGACACGAATTGGCGCTGTCTTCGAATCGCAATCCGTCGAGCAACAATCCAATGCGATCGTCGCCGCCCTGGAGCTTTAACTTGCTGCGAACGGTCTCTTGCCCAAATAGGGTGCCGTGTGTGTACCAGACGAACCCGAGCCCTTCGCCCAAATAAACGTCACGCGTGTGATACGGACTGTCGTTCTTGGCCCAGGGGATCGCTTTCTTCAGTACTACTGGATCCTTCTTCGACTGCGACGGAAACAGAACGAAATCCCAGTCCTCATGTTTGAGAATAAACGGCCCTTTATCCTCGCCTGGAGTTTCAGCCGACTGAGGCACATTTGTGAATTCTTTCCAGGTTCTACGCAGGACGATTTGGTAGCCCATCAAACCGTCGAAATCGACAGTGGGTTGTTCGTCAACCGATGCGAGTTGCCAGGCCGGCGTGCCTGCGGCGTGAAGCACACGTTGGGCCGCTGCTTGGATCGGCGTTGGAGCTGCTTTCTTTGATGGCTCTTTCTGGGCGATCCAGATCATGAACCCTGGACCGTCTGACACCTCAGCTTCGTCCTTCAGTTCGTAGCACCATCGCACTAGCGCTAACTCATCGTTGATTTTCGACGTGACACGTCCGACACCGAGCTCACTTCCTCTGGTCATCGATACCGAACCGGAGTTTCGAATTCCCAACACATATTCGGCTGCTTCACGCTGCTCCTCCGATGCCGGTTCCGATCGACGCAAGGACCACATGGCAAAGTCCACTCCCTGAAAAACGTTACCGTCGGCCTCCACGGTGATCAGCCACTCGCCGCCATGGCCATCGCTGCTGATGTGCCCTTCTAAATCCAGGATGCGGCCGGATACGGATGGAGCAATATCAATCGCTTTCATTTGATTGCTGGACATCGGCAGATCATTCACGCCGCGCGGAACGCGACCTACCTTGCCTTTGATCTGCCATGACTTTCCTGGCGGCAAATAGACCTTCCATTTCCATCCCATGGCATTTCGCTCGTACAAAGCCATGCCATGAAGCCGCTGTGGCGCGTTGTTGATCTTGTCGTACAGTTCTTGCAGCGTTTTGTCGTCGTCCTGGCGAAAGACTGTCGCAGATGACTTCACAGCTTGGTTGTTCGAGAATGGATTCGCAGTCGTTTCTGGATCGCTTTTGTCGGGAAGAACGGGCCAGGGACTGTCGTTGGCAGATTCAAAAGGCGCTGGGCTTCTTTGACAACTGGTGAGCATTTCCATGAGAAATGCTTGCTTCTTCGCATCGGTATCCAGGTTCATCCCGCCGGGCATCAGATCATCGTCGATGCAGTAACCGTTGTGATTGATGTGTTGCACGCTGTCGGCGATCATTGCGTCGGTTCGCGTATTGAGCCAGCGATGGGCGATTTCGCGTCGAGCCGCACGTTCCTCGGCGTCTCTTCCAAGGCTCGAGTACACCGTTGCGGCGTTGAGCGTTTCCCGGGAAATCAGATCACCGCCAATCGCATGAACTTGCTCAAACGCTTTGGCAGCGAGATCATAGTCGTGCGTCTCACCGCTATTGACATCGAAGTTGTACGCAGCGAGCGATCCGATTCGCCACCAGGCAAAGACCTTTTGCTCACGTGTGAGTCCGCCGTGTTCCAGTGCCGCCTGCCAATTGGCAATGGACTGCCGTTGGCCAACATGTGTTGTCGAGTCACCGCCAAATGTCGAGTCGCCCGCGATCGCCTTCAAAAACTCCCGCGTTATAGAGTCCACGTTGATCTGTAGTTCGGGGCGCTGACGCTGAAGAAACGCGATTCCTGCCGCACTTGTTGGCGTACCGCCGATATCTATTGGCTCGGGATTCGTTTTCTGCGAAATTCGTTCGACTGAACTAACAATAGAAAACTCTTCCCTGATGCGTTCCAGCCAAGCCTGAAACTGTTCGCGCTGCTGCTTCGTTGGAAACGAAGTCTTGATTGTCAGCGGGGCATCGCGCAGCGTTGTTCGCTGGTCGATCGCTCCAAAATCGGCATCCCAATAGATGACGCGGCCATCACTGAGCGACACTTTCTGTGAGTTGATTTGGAGTTGATCTTGGTCCTCGCGATCCAAACGTACATCGAGTCGCTTCGCACCCCAGGTCCAGTGGAAGCTGTGGTGTGTGCGATCTCCGCTGCTGTTCATTGTTTCCGATTCGCGTTGCTGTGGCAGTTGAGCAATGACGACAGCGATAACCTGTTTGTCAGTGTGCAACGACATCATCACTTGGTTATCATTCATGAAGCAGCTTGCGCCGTTCAGGTCGTCCCACGCGAATTCGTTGTGATCTTCGGCTAGTGCGAATTGACTCAGGCTGCCGCTCATGGCGATCAAAAGTCCACATCCGACAAACACCGATATCAGGATTGCGGCGGGTAAGAATCCACCGCCGGAGCTTTGTCCAGTGCGAGTATCTGTCAGGGACTTGATTCTTTCCATCAACGTGCCGCCGGTTGCTGAGAGTGCGGGATTGACGATAACCGCCGTGCCGCGTGTTTCCTCCAGTCGTAGCAGCAGCTTCGCGTACTCGGTTCGCTTGCCCGTCAGTCCGACAGCGATCTCATCGCAGCATCGTTCCCGCTCGATTCGCATCGACCGTGAAACCCACCAGACTGCTGGATGGTAGTAGAAAATGGTTTCGAGCAAGACCTGGATCGCATTGACCAGATAGTCGTAGCGGCGAACGTGAGCCAGTTCATGGGCGATCACCGCTTCCAACTGTTCCCGCGATAGTCCCGTCACGGCGCTGGCGGGCAGCAGAATCAACGGTCGTAGCCAGCCGATCACTGTTGGTACTTCCACCAGTGTCGACTCGACGATCGTGATGGCCCGCGAAATCCCCAATTTTTGCGAAACGTCCCGCATGGCGTCGATCGCCGACTGCGGCGCGTCAACAATTCCAACCCTGCGCAATCGACGAACACTCCGCCATCCGACCAAGGGACGAACCGACAACAGCGCGACGCCCAGCAGCCAGGCGGACATCATTGTGGTCAACCACGGAGCCACCGCCGTCAGCGTTGCTTCACGCCACCGATGGAACTGGTCGCTTAGCGATCGCTGCGAACTGGCAGTCGCTGTCGCGGACAACGATTCTTGCACCAACGCCGAAGCAACCCGTTCGTCTGCCGTCTCTGGGATCAACGCTTCGGCTCCATTGAACTGCGGAGAGATCGTTTCCTCCGCTACGTCAGCAGCGACCGTCGGTTGTGAGGGCACTTCGGCAGCCAAGGTGGAATTCATACCCTGAACAGTATCTGTCGAAAGCGTCTCCGAAGTGCAAAACGTGGCACCGGCCAACAGCACCATCGACACCAATCCACAAAACTGAACTCGATAGCGTGCGCTCGGCGAGCTGTCTCGCATCGCCCTGAGCATCAACCAAAGCACGGTGGCAACGCCCGCGAACTGCCAGAGCGAATGGAACAGCGTCCAACCAAGCTTTTCAATCAAACTGGAAATCAGTACCAAACTCATGACTTTCCCTCCAGTTCCTGAAGCAATTGGCGGATCTCGTCGAGTTCCTCTGGTGTCGCCTTCTTTGAGGACAGCACATGCAACATCAGCATCTTGGCCGAGCCGTCGTAGACCTTGTCGATCAAATCACCAAGAATCCGTTTCTGCGTCTTGTGCTGCGCCGCCGCAGGTCGATAAACCTGCGGCCTGACGTCATCGTCACGTTTGAGCAACCCCTTCTCAAGCATCACCGACAGCATTTTCACGGTCGTCGAATAGCTCGTCTCTTTCGACTCCAGCAGACAGTCATGCACATGTCGCGCAATACACGGCCCATCCCTCCACAGGATGCGCAGGATCTGCAGTTCAACATCCGTTGGTTGCGTTGAGACGGGGCGAGGCATGATGTCCTAATAAACTCGGGTTGAAGGGCAACACAGAATGGCGAAAGAATTAGGCAAACGGGAATCATTCTATGGCGATGGAATGACGCACGTCAAGCTAAATGACGAAAGAATTAGTCACATGCGGCCGAGCCCGATCATCCGGCCTGAAATCGTCGGCGACTGAAGCAAAAAGATGAGCGGTGTGATGAAGTATCCAACATGACGCTTTTTCCAAGATTCAGCATCTCTCCAAGACGCTGATCCGCTTCATTCTCAGTTTTTCCAGTATCTGAGGACGTCAAAAGCAAAGCCAGCAGATTTCACAACACATATATTCCGTGCGTTGCTTTGCGCGGTGGGTACTGTTTTCGTCCCAAGGGGGCGCAGTAGATTCTGTCCCCAGGGACGTGACATAGTAGCCCAGGGCAGAGCGCTGCGTCGCCCTGGGATATTGGGCGTCGTTTCCATTCCCAAGCCCCGAAGTGGGCGTAGCAGTGGTTCTTTCGACACGAAACTGAAATTGACAAATGGTACGTTTGGGATCGAGATCGGTGTTGTGCCCTTTCAGGGCGAGGTAGTCGTAGTCGGATGTTCGATTACCCAGGGCGACGCTGCGCTGGACTGCTCAAAGTTTGGTGTTGACACGTTTTAATGCCACCGTTTTATTCCCCGTGTCACCTCCCCCAAGGAACGAGACTGCTGATTTAGTGAGCCGCAAGGCGCTAGCCCGGATTATTCATGCGGATGATTGATTTTAGCGCAAGCAGATTCTCGACGATGAGTTACGTCACCGCTGGGAAATGCAGATTGCTTTTCATAACCCGACGCTTAAGCGAGGGATTTACCGAGTATCCTTCGCTAACGCGTCGGGTTATGAATAATCTGGGTTAGGTCTCGTCGCCTCGATCACTGAAACCGCAGGCGGCTGACCTTAGTTGTGAATCAGCTCTTCTAGCTTCTCATCAACGTCTATCGTGTCATAGCCGCCGTCACCGAAATACGGCATGTTCAACGGGCCGTGCAGGATCCCTTTGGCGTCAACGACATAGACCGTTGGATAGCCTTCAATGCCCCAGTCCAGTTGAAGCGGGCCGCTGTATGGCTGGGGGATGACGGTCCAGTTAAAATCGCCCCGAGCAGTCGCTTCCTCCAAAATCTTTCGATCGCCACTGCTCATGATACCAATGACGCGGACCGGCATTTGTTTGTACTTCGCAACCAGTTGCCGCAGCGGTGCGTACATCTCTCGCAAGTTGTCGCCTGCGCTCTGAGCAAATACTAACACCGCAATCTCGCCTCGTAGATTGCTCAGTCGAAAGGGAGCACCATTGATGTCGGTTGCAACCATTTCAGGTGCTTCCGAGCCCACGACCACTTTGTTGATCGCGTGCGAAAGCCGTTCAGACGCGGATCGGGCGGTGCCGTAGTACTCGACCGCGACATCGGAATAGTTTTCGACAAGCTGTTTTAGCTTCTTGTTGAGGTCAACTTTTAATTGCACCGTGTCCGTGCTTTCAAGTCGATCTAATACTTCTCGATAGTCGTCGCGTGCGCTTTGTGGTGCGACGGACTGCATCCCTTCCATCCTCTTTCGATGCGACGGAATTCCAGTTACGGCCGTCAGCAACTCTTTTCCATGAATGATCTGAGCGATCAACGCCTCAGCTTGAGTCTTGCGAAAGGGGCTCTTTTCG from Stieleria varia carries:
- a CDS encoding BlaI/MecI/CopY family transcriptional regulator codes for the protein MPRPVSTQPTDVELQILRILWRDGPCIARHVHDCLLESKETSYSTTVKMLSVMLEKGLLKRDDDVRPQVYRPAAAQHKTQKRILGDLIDKVYDGSAKMLMLHVLSSKKATPEELDEIRQLLQELEGKS
- a CDS encoding c-type cytochrome; amino-acid sequence: MIIGLLIIAIISILFTQELPSRVKEDVNMATDDSADLQSREYPEGRLGEVIRLGETLVKETSIHPMTRPLVGNRLNCTSCHLDAGRHPKAASFVGVASAYPAYSPRESAVITLEERIANCFLRSQNGSRPVIGGQVSVAIAAYITWMSRRTPIEMNPIAPLGPNHLDMLDVEAFEPDIVQGETLYVDRCTDCHLADGSGSEDGPPVWGDHSFNDGAGLSKVAKMASWLKVAMPPDDTDLTDREAIDLAAYINSHPRPKFYPNNKTGPLNPSR
- a CDS encoding AI-2E family transporter, whose translation is MMQLSNKDSYGRIQMICQMVLAVVALTYSIYWLRPVLVPLVVALFVVSGVSPILTMLENRLGVSRIIAAGLTFLAGVVLLIVFGLSIWVSMVDLKNNSQAYRQRVEEIVHWGESRFREIGLRVEQNTSAILPTIDSERKGNEIDEATATEISPEISSVESPDAMTERSAKGKAEMSEFVDTLVRDGIGMISQALISLVSTSMVVLIYVFFLLIGTPSNSHHSSMVREIDHQVRSYLSLKTVISIFTGLAFGISLHLFGVPMAFTFGVLAFLLNFVPNIGPIVASLLPVPLIILDPDGSILWMAGAISVTCAIQVISGNLIEPKIMGNSSDLHPVTILVALMFWGMMWGVIGMFLATPITAAIKILLQRFDSTRPAADLMAGRWPASEDATAIA
- a CDS encoding M56 family metallopeptidase translates to MSLVLISSLIEKLGWTLFHSLWQFAGVATVLWLMLRAMRDSSPSARYRVQFCGLVSMVLLAGATFCTSETLSTDTVQGMNSTLAAEVPSQPTVAADVAEETISPQFNGAEALIPETADERVASALVQESLSATATASSQRSLSDQFHRWREATLTAVAPWLTTMMSAWLLGVALLSVRPLVGWRSVRRLRRVGIVDAPQSAIDAMRDVSQKLGISRAITIVESTLVEVPTVIGWLRPLILLPASAVTGLSREQLEAVIAHELAHVRRYDYLVNAIQVLLETIFYYHPAVWWVSRSMRIERERCCDEIAVGLTGKRTEYAKLLLRLEETRGTAVIVNPALSATGGTLMERIKSLTDTRTGQSSGGGFLPAAILISVFVGCGLLIAMSGSLSQFALAEDHNEFAWDDLNGASCFMNDNQVMMSLHTDKQVIAVVIAQLPQQRESETMNSSGDRTHHSFHWTWGAKRLDVRLDREDQDQLQINSQKVSLSDGRVIYWDADFGAIDQRTTLRDAPLTIKTSFPTKQQREQFQAWLERIREEFSIVSSVERISQKTNPEPIDIGGTPTSAAGIAFLQRQRPELQINVDSITREFLKAIAGDSTFGGDSTTHVGQRQSIANWQAALEHGGLTREQKVFAWWRIGSLAAYNFDVNSGETHDYDLAAKAFEQVHAIGGDLISRETLNAATVYSSLGRDAEERAARREIAHRWLNTRTDAMIADSVQHINHNGYCIDDDLMPGGMNLDTDAKKQAFLMEMLTSCQRSPAPFESANDSPWPVLPDKSDPETTANPFSNNQAVKSSATVFRQDDDKTLQELYDKINNAPQRLHGMALYERNAMGWKWKVYLPPGKSWQIKGKVGRVPRGVNDLPMSSNQMKAIDIAPSVSGRILDLEGHISSDGHGGEWLITVEADGNVFQGVDFAMWSLRRSEPASEEQREAAEYVLGIRNSGSVSMTRGSELGVGRVTSKINDELALVRWCYELKDEAEVSDGPGFMIWIAQKEPSKKAAPTPIQAAAQRVLHAAGTPAWQLASVDEQPTVDFDGLMGYQIVLRRTWKEFTNVPQSAETPGEDKGPFILKHEDWDFVLFPSQSKKDPVVLKKAIPWAKNDSPYHTRDVYLGEGLGFVWYTHGTLFGQETVRSKLKLQGGDDRIGLLLDGLRFEDSANSCQYALAQLGDEAMPAIENAMEQSNDSTLMVRLARTLGLMQTDKSTDLLLRLYGSKSDELRNSIAYALIHRPFREKAKDAYLDMLQRHLRVYEACEACVQFDWQEALPVLNDLIDQPADLRELSHTIPARRTLQRNPIGQELLDAKQSIIKAGYNPGLDIAQPRKVLLDSDDTEATLLIAIELATYTSKGVSSLPNEVGVELLKSFPRPATAIYLQHLIDSNQPENRKRAQELLQSVLNQPSRN